The DNA segment TAAAGTAAAATGGTCAATATTAAATCATGAAAAGTCTAATCTCTCTcccgctctctctctctctcccactCGATTTGCCAATAAATAGAAGATAATTGCCACCAAACTCTTTCGCACAAGTCATAACAGTCCGTTCAAAGATatcatcttcttttcttttaatcgTCTTCTTTGTTATGGCGGAGATATCGGGAAATGGCCACGACGACGCCAGAGAAGGAGCGGTGGTGGTGAACATCAATGAAGAACACGAACGTCAACAACATAAAGAAGCTATTCACATCTCAAAATCCATGAAGAAACAAGACTCTCTCCTCTCAATCTCTGTCCCTTTCTTACAAAAGGTTTTCACTTCTGTAACTCTCAATCCTTTTTTTTATGTGAAAATTTAACTCTCAATCTTCAAGAACCTTTTATATGTTTGGTGTTCACTCTCTGCTTGATTCATTTCTTCTGATAAATTATTTTACTCTCTTTTATAATTGCTCCGTATTCAGTTGATGGCTGAGATTTTGGGAACCTACTTCTTGATATTTGCTGGTTGTGCATCGGTGGCTGTGAACGCCCAACACGACAAAGCCGTGACTCTTCCAGGGATCGCCATCGTTTGGGGACTCACCGTCATGGTTCTTGTTTACTCTCTTGGTCACATCTCCGGCGCTCATTTCAATCCGGCCGTCACAATAGCATTCGCTTCTTCCGGCCGTTTCCCTCTGAAACAGGTCAACACATtcacacataaatatatatcgattaagttttgtttttatgtgtCAATTTGAGTTTAATGAACAAACTAGAACCTTGGCGTTTTGTGTTTGATAGGTCTAGCTTAGCTGTCGTCTTGATTGTGTTACACGGAAGTaatattttgtatgttttttcTATAATATGTAACATTTTAAAGAATTATAACCAATAATAGTTCTAAGTTTTAGCTAGctagaaaaaaaacacattgtTTTGATTGTACAACGAACTTTTTATTAATACAAAACTAAAGTTTTCCTTTCACATCTTTAGAACttcaaattttagaaaatagtaTCCATAATCTTCAGTTTAAGGGGGTTTTTCAAAACTGATCCATTTTTCTTAATGCGACATTAAATGAAACTTtctcaaatttatttatatttttttatattttaggtcCCTGCTTATGTGATATCGCAAGTGATCGGATCGACGCTTGCCGCGGCGACTTTGCGGCTGTTGTTCGGACTTGATCAAGACGTTTGCAGTGGGAAACATGACGTGTTCGTTGGAACATTGCCGGCGGGATCAGATTTGCAGTCGTTTGTAATAGAGTTTATCATCACTTTCTACCTAATGTTCATCATTTCCGGCGTCGCCACCGATAATAGAGCGGTTGGTATTTCACAATATTCTTATAAATGATATACTGCATGGAAATTAGATATGTTCAAAGTTGATGGCTATTTGTTGGGTATTCTTGCAATTTTAAAGCATGCTTGTTTTACTACTTTAGCTAATTTagctaatatattttcatttcatATACTTTAGTTTAAAATAATCTAATCAGGGAAATAATGTACTTTAAGGTTGCTTTTAATGAAAATGGACTACGTACATTAGTTTATACTTAGTTTTTAtctttgattttaaattttcactCCTAGGAAAATAATAATACTTGAAAAGGTCCTTTTCTAGTTGACTTTCTTCATTTGTGTATATGTGTTGTTACGTTGACCTCAGCAATTACACATGTAGTCTTTGACCCTTGTAATCTTTGAGAAACTAATTAAAAGTGGACCCATATGTAACAATCAGATTGGAGAACTTGCCGGACTAGCAGTAGGGTCTACTGTGCTACTTAACGTGATAATTGCCGGGTAATATATTTACTCATAACATCTCTATTTGCTAATTGCTACTACTGTGCATATTTTTCTTTCACCACTAAAACATTACACATGTGtgtatatttttgttgtcaGACCGGTATCGGGAGCTTCGATGAATCCTGGAAGGAGTTTGGGACCTGCAATGGTATACAATTGCTACAAAGGAATATGGATATACATAGCGTCTCCAATTCTTGGTGCGGTTGCGGGTGCATGGGTTTACAACACGGTTAGATATACCGATAAACCGCTGCGTGAAATTACTAAAAGCGGCTCCTTTTTAAAAGCTTTGCAAAACAGTAGCTCTCGTTAAGAAACAAATTAGTGGCTACGTTAAGTTAGTCATCAGAGGTTTAGTTGTATCAATCAGAAGTAAAGGGGATAATTtggtttttgagtttttttttctaaggaAATAGCTCAGGGACGCACTAAGTTTGAATGTGGGTGTGGTATATGATCCActcatttttgtttttctttaagtAGTTAGTGTATAATTTACCCCTAATCAATATATTTGTTATGTGTGCCTTATACTAAATAAGTTTCTGGATACACCCGCGAAAAGAGTAAACATGCATGGTATGTATACATAAATTATAGGTACTGCTTTGACCGGACCTTAGCTATATTTATCTCTTCTCTCATTTTAATGCAAAAGATTATATCTTCATATTTATGGCAAACTGTCTCgttgtatatttaaaataactaattcaATTTTGGAAgccattaaataaaaataaaacaaaattttcagaagTTATTATTTGGAACTTGTCAAAAAGAAAGCACAAAATTAGGGAGTTAGAAACATTGCCAAGTGTGCAGCACTTTGTCCAGAGCTTAAGAATCGACCACGTGTGACAGTGTCCGGAAATGCCAACATTAACTTGGCTATTATCCGCCGCATCAGTTTTCTCTAATGAGTGT comes from the Brassica rapa cultivar Chiifu-401-42 chromosome A01, CAAS_Brap_v3.01, whole genome shotgun sequence genome and includes:
- the LOC103856927 gene encoding aquaporin NIP1-2 yields the protein MAEISGNGHDDAREGAVVVNINEEHERQQHKEAIHISKSMKKQDSLLSISVPFLQKLMAEILGTYFLIFAGCASVAVNAQHDKAVTLPGIAIVWGLTVMVLVYSLGHISGAHFNPAVTIAFASSGRFPLKQVPAYVISQVIGSTLAAATLRLLFGLDQDVCSGKHDVFVGTLPAGSDLQSFVIEFIITFYLMFIISGVATDNRAIGELAGLAVGSTVLLNVIIAGPVSGASMNPGRSLGPAMVYNCYKGIWIYIASPILGAVAGAWVYNTVRYTDKPLREITKSGSFLKALQNSSSR